The genomic DNA TTCGCGGCGTCCTTGAGGCCAAGCACCGTCGCCCAGCGCTTCAGCGTGCCGTAGCGGGCGATCTCATAATGCTCGACCGCCTGCGCCGATGAGATCAGCCCGGCGTCCAGCGCCGGCGTATCCTTATATTCGTCGAGGATTTCCTCGCCTTCCTCGATGATGCCTTCGATCGCCTCGCATTTCTTGCCGCGCGCGCGTTTTCCGATCAGCTCGAACACCTGCTCGAGCCGCTCGATCTGGCCTTCGGTCTCGTCATAATGCTTCTCGAACGCCGCCTTGAGCTCGGGCGATTGCGCGCCCTTCGCCATCTTGGGCAGCGCCTTCAGGATTTTCTTCTCGGCGTAATAGATGTCCCGAAGCGTGTCGTGGAACAGGTCGTCGAGTGTCTTTTCGGCCATTGCTGGGTCTCCGCTACTGAATTGGACGCTAGAAGTCGCGTCCGCCGGTAGCGGTCGTGAGGCCCTGTGGTTCCGCTAATTGACTTAAATCAATACGAAAAACTGAAACTCCGCAGCGTGCGGATTGATCAGCCGCAATAGCTCGGTTTCGGCACCGGCGCATTTCCTTCGCGCTTGGTCCAGCTGCCCCCAGGTAGGCGATAATATTGGCCCGGGCCGACGCGGCTGGCGAAGATCTCGCACGCCGTCGCCGCGGCCACTTCCTCGATCTTCGCGCCGCGCTTGGCAGCGAGATCGGTGTAATAAGCGCGGCGCTTGATGTTCACCGCCTCGACCTGCGCGCGGATGTCGGCGGAGGCCGACCCGACTACGCCCATATAGCCGTCCGCCTGCTCGCCCGCCTGGCCGGAGGAGCGCAGCGACGCAGATGCATCGTTCTGCAGCATCGCATAAGCGGCACTGCCGCCGGTGATCGCAGCCAGGCCGATCGCGGCGGCAGCGCGGAATTTCATGCGTCGGGTCATCGTCAGAATACTCCCGGGTTTTGCTGGATGAGTTCGCGGGCGTCCTGCTGGAGCTTTACCACGACTTCCTGCCTGATGTTGATATTGAGATTGATCTCGATCGGCTTGTCGGGCGCGCTCACCTGCACGCACCCGCCCAATAAGGCGATGAACGGCACGGCCAGAACTCCCTTCGCGCTGTCAAACTCGCGTCTCCTCGATTTCGGACGGATC from Allosphingosinicella indica includes the following:
- a CDS encoding ferritin-like domain-containing protein, which translates into the protein MAEKTLDDLFHDTLRDIYYAEKKILKALPKMAKGAQSPELKAAFEKHYDETEGQIERLEQVFELIGKRARGKKCEAIEGIIEEGEEILDEYKDTPALDAGLISSAQAVEHYEIARYGTLKRWATVLGLKDAAKLLDETLQQESKTDGDLTKLADAAANAKAAA
- a CDS encoding YdbL family protein; protein product: MKFRAAAAIGLAAITGGSAAYAMLQNDASASLRSSGQAGEQADGYMGVVGSASADIRAQVEAVNIKRRAYYTDLAAKRGAKIEEVAAATACEIFASRVGPGQYYRLPGGSWTKREGNAPVPKPSYCG
- a CDS encoding YnbE family lipoprotein, which translates into the protein MIRPKSRRREFDSAKGVLAVPFIALLGGCVQVSAPDKPIEINLNINIRQEVVVKLQQDARELIQQNPGVF